In Argiope bruennichi chromosome 4, qqArgBrue1.1, whole genome shotgun sequence, a single window of DNA contains:
- the LOC129965547 gene encoding uncharacterized protein F54H12.2-like isoform X2, which translates to MDSRACACLQSELDLFNVNPVQLSTEDSSFTEIFPVASLNEKTPIEFYVSGSGEHYLDLSHTLLHLQVKIKKRNGAVIGTPDQVAPINYLLNTIFSECSVTLNDKQVSSQANYAYRCIFDALLSPRAVQESMLTSGLFYKDAASKHESVELANVGDNANSGYQTRYNICKDSKLIDMIGPLHFDLGNQSKCLINSVNLRIKLERNKDSFALMSATQDFKVVIYHASLFVRKIKVAPSVVIAHELALSKGVIKMPIRRTEVKSFALSSGMQSITIPNAFIGQLPTRLIMGMVSNAAFNGDFSKNPFNFKHYDLSYLCILDGNRMIPSKPFQPKFDNSNSYSRCYMSLFTDLGRYHKDQDINISYTEYKDGYTLFAVDLTPDLNADGMHESISRNGNLTIDIKFSKALSETVNLIVFSEYRNTIEIDKSRSIFSDF; encoded by the coding sequence ATGGATTCCCGAGCGTGTGCTTGCTTGCAGAGTGAATTAGACCTTTTTAACGTGAATCCTGTACAATTATCAACAGAAGACAGCTCATTCACTGAGATTTTTCCTGTTGCATCTCTGAATGAAAAGACGCCAATTGAATTTTACGTAAGCGGAAGTGGTGAACATTATCTGGACTTATCCCATACACTTTTGCATCtacaagtgaaaattaaaaagagaaatggaGCAGTAATTGGAACGCCTGATCAAGTGGCTCCTATCAATTATCTCCTTAATACGATATTTTCTGAATGTTCAGTTACATTAAATGACAAGCAGGTTTCTTCGCAAGCTAACTACGCATATAGATGTATTTTCGATGCTTTGCTTTCACCTCGAGCTGTTCAAGAATCAATGCTAACATCGGGTCTTTTCTACAAAGACGCTGCTTCTAAGCATGAATCAGTAGAACTAGCTAATGTTGGTGATAATGCAAATTCCGGTTACCAAACTAGATATAACATCTGCAAAGATAGTAAACTTATAGATATGATAGGTCCATTACATTTCGATCTAGGCAATCAGAGCAAATGTCTTATAAATTCGGTGAATCTTCGGatcaaattagaaagaaataaggATTCTTTTGCTCTGATGTCAGCCACGCAAGATTTTAAAGTAGTTATATATCATGCATcattatttgttaggaaaatTAAAGTCGCTCCCTCAGTCGTGATTGCCCATGAATTAGCTTTAAGCAAGGGAGTTATAAAAATGCCTATTCGCAGAACAGAAGTGAAATCATTCGCACTTTCTTCAGGAATGCAATCAATAACTATCCCTAATGCGTTCATTGGACAATTACCGACACGACTTATAATGGGTATGGTATCTAATGCTGCATTTAAtggggatttttcaaaaaatccattCAATTTCAAGCATTATGATTTATCATATCTTTGTATATTAGATGGCAATCGTATGATTCCGTCAAAGCCCtttcaaccaaaatttgataattctaacaGTTACAGCAGATGTTATATGAGTCTATTTACTGATTTGGGTAGATATCATAAAGATCAAGACATTAATATAAGTTACACTGAATATAAAGATGGGTATACGCTGTTCGCTGTAGATTTGACGCCCGATCTCAACGCGGACGGAATGCATGAAAGTATTTCACGCAATGGTAATTTaactattgatataaaattcagcAAAGCATTATCTGAAActgtaaatttaatagttttttcagaGTATCGAAATACTATAGAAATCGACAAAAGTCGcagtattttttcagatttttga
- the LOC129965547 gene encoding uncharacterized protein LOC129965547 isoform X1: protein MSFNRIESSFRGYISAYRHSPIHSDPYNLYNEIRENIFLLLLEQNLPFRLLICISIEFIKDTHPDNLLQNAYFCSFAERIISYNQVKSKVKSCFQKIFNSIETYIQNGSGWVINKINFLDVNIGQYREPRGGCGNIKLPDCLKKKRTLLNIRCDDHKCFIYSCLAHLFPPEKNSNAPSSYQNKLKYLKLKNVTFPMKLSNIKHFESINSLKINIFTYDKEVFPIYISNKKLGSEINLLLYKEHYFLIKNLNRLLNSKKGIHHYCSRCLIGFQRRNSLVDHKRVCCQNAPQKLSPPKINTVKFTSIYKMLFHPFILYADFECITKNISTVLPNTSQSFSANLEHHEPISFALIAINIKNEIIYHKFYCGENPVQIFLKTIKKLAKSLFKRLSCNKPMIEENIPTGKPSTCYICKLKFEPSDRIVRDHCHVLGIFRGFCHNSCNLNLKRSNFIPVVIHNLKGYDSHLLLKHMSPEFAHQIDIIPTNSQKFTSFTLDNYIKFIDSYAFLDSSLSSLVEILKISEHRFDIFDSFFQNKTNRNLLKQKGFFPYSYFSSKDILKQKTFPPHEAFFNILTNSNITKKEYKHALRVYQEFHCKNFQDYLELYQNTDTILLAEVFQSFRQTSMMHYHLDPAHFLTIADLTWHSGLKFTGQELKLLSNVEDYVLLETQMRGGICFLGQRYAQANNPYLSCYNPDEPTNYIVNLDVNNLYGHCMSEYLPVGDFRWLSPEEIAVFDLANVSRYSETGYLLEVDLLYDKSAHDFHDFPLAAEHLNINKQMLSDYQKKILSEKNIPFTECKKLTPNFYPKKRYILHYRNLKYYLKHGMSLKKIYRILAFSQSDWLRSYINFNNEKRQQAKSEFEKSFFKKMNNAFFGKTCQNVRKRINLKTALTPAECRKHLASPLLEYFESINEDFAVFKMKKINLVLDKPIYVGFCVLELAKLHMYTLYYSKFKKYYKENCKLLYTDTDSLFMQIFTNNVYKDFKNEFFDIMDLSNYPSSSEFFNSENQNKLGFLKDETKSKPISEFIGLRCKMYSYKCENTETKKAKGVKQSCLRNITHEHFKTSLLNETIHRHEQYSIQSKSHILSTTISNKISLSPFYDKIFLNEDGVTGKCFGHYSLLEE from the coding sequence ATGTCGTTTAATAGAATAGAATCAAGTTTTAGAGGTTATATTTCAGCTTACCGACACTCTCCGATACACTCTGATCCCTACAACTTATATAACGAAATTcgagaaaacattttcttactcTTATTAGAGCAAAACCTACCTTTCCGTCTTTTAATATGCATAagcattgaatttattaaagatactCATCCTGACAATTTACTGCAAAACGCTTACTTCTGTTCATTTGCTGAACGCATAATATCATATAACCAagtaaaaagtaaagttaaaagctgttttcagaaaatattcaattccatTGAAACATATATCCAAAACGGTAGTGGTtgggttattaataaaattaactttttagatgTTAATATCGGACAGTACAGAGAACCGCGGGGAGGTTGCGGTAATATAAAATTACctgactgtttaaaaaaaaaaagaactcttctAAATATACGTTGCGATGATCACAAATGCTTCATATATAGTTGCTTAGCTCATCTCTTTCCtcctgaaaaaaattctaatgctcCAAGCAGTtaccaaaataaactaaaatacttaaaattgaaaaatgtaacctTCCCCATGAAACTCTCTAAcataaagcattttgaaagtaTCAACagcttaaagataaatatttttacttatgacaAAGAAGTTTTCCCCATATATATCAGTAATAAAAAGTTGGGTTcggaaataaatttacttctgtATAAAGAGCAttacttcttaattaaaaatctaaatcgtTTATTAAACTCCAAAAAAGGGATTCATCATTATTGCTCGCGATGCCTGATTGGATTTCAGAGGCGAAATAGTCTTGTAGATCATAAGCGAGTGTGTTGCCAAAATGCCCCCCAAAAACTATCCCCGCCTAAAATAAACACTGTAAAATTTACTAGCATTTACAAAATGTTGTTCCATCCTTTTATTTTGTATGCGGATTTTGAATGCATAACGAAAAATATATCTACTGTTTTACCAAATACATCTCAGAGTTTTTCAGCCAACCTAGAGCATCACGAACCAATCAGTTTCGCATTaatagcaattaatataaaaaatgaaataatatatcacaAATTCTATTGCGGAGAAAATccagtacaaatatttttaaaaacaataaaaaaattagcaaaatctttatttaaaagactATCATGCAATAAACCAATGATCGAGGAAAATATACCAACGGGAAAGCCTAGCACATGTTACATATGCAAGTTAAAATTTGAACCGAGTGATCGCATTGTCAGAGATCATTGCCATGTTTTAGGCATATTTAGAGGTTTCTGTCACaattcatgcaatttaaatttaaaaagaagtaatttcatTCCTGTAGTCATTCACAACCTTAAGGGGTACGATTCTCACTTATTGTTAAAACATATGTCTCCAGAATTCGCGCATCAGATTGATATAATTCCGACGAATAGTCAAAAATTTACTAGTTTCACCCtcgataattacattaaatttattgattcgtACGCATTTCTTGATTCTTCCTTATCTTCTcttgtagaaattttgaaaatttctgaacatCGGTTTgacatttttgattcttttttccaaaataaaacaaatagaaacttactcaaacaaaaaggattttttccttatagctatttttcatcaaaagatattttaaaacaaaagacatTTCCACCTCACGAagccttttttaacattttgacgaattcgaacataacaaaaaaagaatacaaacacgCACTGAGGGTTTACCaagaatttcattgtaaaaattttcaagattaccTTGAATTGTATCAAAATACAGATACAATTCTTTTAGCTGAAGTATTTCAATCGTTTCGACAAACAAGCATGATGCACTATCATTTGGACCCTGCTCATTTCCTAACTATTGCTGATTTAACGTGGCATTCTGGTTTAAAATTCACAGGTCaggaattaaaattgttatcgaATGTAGAAGACTATGTCTTACTTGAGACTCAAATGAGAGGTGGAATTTGCTTTCTCGGTCAAAGATATGCCCAGGCAAATAATCCATATCTTTCTTGTTATAACCCCGATGAACCTACAAATTATATTGTGAATTTAGATGTTAACAATCTTTACGGACATTGCATGTCTGAATATCTACCTGTGGGGGATTTTCGTTGGCTTTCACCTGAAGAAATAGCTGTTTTTGATTTAGCAAATGTATCTCGATACTCAGAAACGGGATATTTATTAGAGGTAGATTTACTATATGATAAATCAGCTCATGATTTCCATGATTTTCCCTTAGCAGCAgaacacttaaatataaataaacaaatgttatcagattatcaaaaaaaaatattgtctgaaaaaaatattccattcaccgagtgtaaaaagttaacaccaaatttttatccaaagaaacgCTACATTTTACACTACAGGaacttaaaatactatttaaagcatgggatgtctttaaaaaaaatttatcggaTCTTGGCTTTTTCACAATCAGACTGGTTGCGaagctatataaattttaataatgaaaaacgcCAACAAGCCAAAAGCGagtttgaaaaatctttctttaaaaaaatgaataatgctttTTTCGGCAAAACATGCCAAAACGtcagaaaaagaattaacttAAAGACTGCTCTTACACCCGCTGAATGTAGAAAGCATTTAGCAAGTCCTTTACTTGAATACTTTGAGAGCATAAACGAAGACTTCGCTgtctttaagatgaaaaaaattaatctagttCTCGACAAACCAATTTATGTAGGATTTTGCGTGCTTGAGCTAGCTAAATTACACATGTATACTTTATATTActctaagttcaaaaaatattataaagaaaattgcaaactCTTATACACAGATACTGATTCTctattcatgcaaatatttacaaataatgtttacaaagattttaaaaacgaattttttgatATCATGGATCTAAGCAACTATCCATCttcaagtgaattttttaattcggAGAACCAAAATAAGTTAGGGTTTTTAAAAGACGAAACGAAATCTAAACCTATTTCAGAATTTATCGGTTTACGATGCAAAATGTACAGCTACAAATGTGAAAATACTGAAACGAAAAAGGCAAAAGGTGTAAAACAGAGTTGTTTAAGAAACATAacacatgaacattttaaaacctcTTTACTTAATGAAACGATTCATCGTCACGAGCAATATTCTATACAGTCAAAATCACATATTCTTTCTACAaccatatcaaacaaaatttctttatctccgttttacgataaaatatttttgaatgaggaTGGTGTGACCGGAAAATGCTTTGGTCACTATTCCTTGCTTGAAGAATAA